In the genome of Muntiacus reevesi chromosome 5, mMunRee1.1, whole genome shotgun sequence, one region contains:
- the LOC136168731 gene encoding upstream-binding factor 1-like protein 1, with protein MTMSKSQDEWSKEDIVQLLECMEKNIPSNDRHTFKTTQSVMDWGKVAFKDFSGEMCKLKWLEVSYNLRKFRTLKELVLEAKENVNNSKSRKHKKHPDLPKKPLTAYLRFFKEMRPQYLQKHPKMSNRELTKVLSEEYRKLPEQLKLKYSQDFQKEKQEFQEKMALFREQHPDLVQNSKKPDFPKGSQNKVPKKFQENLQKVKSPSENKLSMERKFHGEPKKPPMNGYHKFHQDLWSSRELKVSPPRERMVEISRRWQRVPQDQKELYKKQAEELQTQYKLDLDLWLRTLSPEEYAAYREATCAKRKNMSMMGDPNPKIRRMDLQSPSSGTPQGRLREDLGLQAAELASSDMIGEHSPASGRSEENEEDAEEDATNSSDQCREDEDCEFESSGDEDEDCDGENTVSNSPS; from the coding sequence ATGACAATGTCTAAAAGTCAAGATGAATGGTCCAAGGAAGACATTGTGCAGTTATTGGAATGTATGGAGAAAAACATTCCATCCAATGACAGGCACACATTCAAAACAACTCAGTCAGTGATGGACTGGGGTAAAGtagcttttaaagatttttctgggGAAATGTGCAAACTCAAATGGTTAGAGGTTTCCTATAACTTGAGAAAGTTTCGCACTTTGAAAGAATTAGTCCTGGAAGCTaaggaaaatgttaacaattccaaaagcagaaaacacaagaaacaTCCTGATCTACCCAAGAAGCCCCTGACAGCTTACCTCCgcttttttaaagagatgagacCTCAGTACCTCCAAAAACACCCCAAGATGAGCAACCGGGAGCTGACAAAGGTTCTGTCTGAGGAATACAGGAAGCTGCCAGAACAGCTCAAGCTGAAATACAGTCAAGatttccagaaagagaaacaggagTTTCAGGAGAAAATGGCTCTGTTCAGAGAACAGCACCCTGATCTAGTCCAGAACTCCAAGAAACCTGACTTCCCCAAAGGAAGCCAAAACAAAGTGCCAAAGAAGTTTCAGGAAAATCTGCAAAAAGTAAAGTCTCCTTCAGAAAACAAATTATCCATGGAAAGGAAATTTCACGGAGAGCCCAAGAAGCCCCCGATGAATGGCTATCACAAGTTCCACCAGGATCTCTGGTCGAGCAGGGAGCTGAAAGTGAGTCCCCCGAGGGAGCGCATGGTGGAGATCAGTAGACGCTGGCAGCGCGTCCCCCAGGACCAGAAGGAGCTTTATAAGAAGCAGGCGGAGGAACTGCAGACACAGTACAAGCTGGACCTTGATCTCTGGCTCAGGACTCTGTCTCCTGAAGAATACGCTGCCTACAGAGAGGCGACCTGTGCTAAGCGTAAGAACATGAGCATGATGGGGGACCCAAACCCGAAGATTAGAAGGATGGATCTGCAGTCCCCATCATCAGGGACTCCTCAAGGAAGGCTTAGAGAGGACCTGGGGCTTCAGGCTGCAGAGTTAGCATCATCAGACATGATTGGAGAACATTCTCCTGCCTCAGGGAGATcagaagaaaatgaggaagatgCAGAGGAGGATGCCACTAACTCCTCAGACCAGTGCAGAGAAGATGAAGACTGTGAGTTTGAAAGCAGTGGGGATGAAGATGAAGATTGTGATGGTGAGAACACTGTCTCTAACTCACCTTCCTAA